In Juglans regia cultivar Chandler chromosome 13, Walnut 2.0, whole genome shotgun sequence, the DNA window acaataaattgaaaactttcttttttcaatttcaccAGATGCCTTATTTTCATGTCTACAATTGTGTTGCGGTTTATCTAGTGCTTTGTGTAAACAAGGTCTAAGTTTTATGGGTGGGCCAcatcttttaatatatgttgGCTGCTCTCAGCAGCAAATAAATCAGCTGCTGGAGGATAGGTAGCCTCTACTCTGTAAAGTTGGGTCGCCAAAAGGCGTCCCTGATCTTATACTTTTAAATGGCCATTCAATGCATGTATATTGTTGTCTTGCTTAGactttcctctctctccctctctcgtattcatttaatgtttctTTTATCATTCCAGGTATATGATGTATCATCTTATTTGGATGAGCACCCTGGTGGGGATGATGTAGTCCTTGCAGCAACTGGTAAATTTTCTTATGCTCCCGCTCCCTAATGGATGATATGTGATGACTTGTACTGGAGCatgtaatattcaaattttaaaactaccACTATAATTGTGATGAAATTGATATGTCTTGTTGCTTTGATTTCATTGAAGGGAAAGATGCAACGGACGATTTTGAAGATGCTGGGCATAGCGAAAGTGCAAAGGAGCTCATGGAGACCTTTTGCATAGGTGAGCTTGACACATCCTCCCCGGTCATTCCAGAACTTGAAATTTCTTCCAAGAAGCAAACAGATTATGCTCAGAAGCTCGTGGAATTGACAAAGCAATATTGGGTTGTTCCTGTAGCCGTTGTCGGTATCTCTGTGGTGCTTGGTTTCTTGTACTTGCGTAAGAAGTAATGCAACAGAGTCGTTCACTTCCTGGGTGCTGAAAGAAATTGTCACAcaagttttgaataattatgaTAGCAATGAAAAGAACTGTCCAATCGTTGTTTACCTTCAAATATTGGAATGGAAACATGAGTTTTAGATTGGCATACTGATTCGGAATGATCGATTGATGCGCATATTTTGTTTCCTATAATCGTGAATATTGTTTTTGGAATTCCAttcgaaatgaaaaaaaaaaagataaggtcTGGGTTTGAATGTCTTCTCTGATTGTCTGACCTAATTCTAGAGAGTAATATATACGTTAGGAGTCCTACTTCCTATGCCTATATCTACACAAGTTTTTTCATGAGATTATTATAGACAGTATTGACTTTACAGCAGTTTTaaaactttctttctttttcatcagACTATCTAATCGATTTATCTCAGCTTATCTAATTTGCAACAGTCCTACCTTACCGATTATTTCGATTTTCAAGCAAATATGCTTAACATTTTCGAGTACCTTTACAAACTTTCGAAAAAAAATATCGGCCATGTTAACGGGAGCTTCTATTCATCTcgtctaattattataatttttttaaatttttacataaaatataataactaatataattttttcatatctcaATTCAGATccatatattacatttttagaaattcatgtattattattagtattttctcGATGCACCCAGAATTCCTGCTTCTGCTTCGCTACTAATTAATGTTGTTCTGGTTGTAAGCACAACACGGAAAGAAACAAGGTACGAGGAGAAGCAAGTGAATGGCGCAACAAGCAGTCCAGAAGAACACGGTGTACGTTGGAGGGCTTGCGGA includes these proteins:
- the LOC109014390 gene encoding cytochrome b5; amino-acid sequence: MPTLWKLYTMQEASQHNSKEDCWVVIDGKVYDVSSYLDEHPGGDDVVLAATGKDATDDFEDAGHSESAKELMETFCIGELDTSSPVIPELEISSKKQTDYAQKLVELTKQYWVVPVAVVGISVVLGFLYLRKK